A region from the Variovorax sp. RKNM96 genome encodes:
- a CDS encoding SDR family NAD(P)-dependent oxidoreductase has protein sequence MDLQLKDKVALITGPAKGMGRAVTLAFAREGAKLVLAGRDTGAIEPVAAEARALGVQAVVVPCDLTAGAQTEALAAHALEAFGRIDVLVNVAGGSGPIGKTGWETTTAEFDEIVQLNMTGCFNTMRAVLPSMIERRSGKVVNVGGTFGMRGRAGRMAYSASKWGLRGITKSFALEAGPYGINVNCVAPGMVDGPRFREKVCANMAEKLGITLEEAMTRHAADYALRRVSTDADVANACLFMASDVSRQITGVDLPVDGGWAML, from the coding sequence ATGGACCTGCAACTCAAAGACAAAGTGGCACTCATCACCGGCCCGGCCAAGGGCATGGGACGCGCCGTGACGCTGGCCTTCGCGCGCGAAGGCGCGAAGCTCGTGCTGGCCGGGCGCGACACCGGCGCCATCGAACCCGTGGCCGCCGAAGCCCGCGCGCTCGGCGTGCAAGCCGTGGTGGTGCCCTGTGACCTGACCGCAGGCGCGCAGACCGAGGCCTTGGCCGCACATGCGCTGGAGGCCTTCGGCCGCATCGACGTGCTGGTCAACGTGGCCGGCGGCTCGGGGCCCATCGGCAAGACCGGCTGGGAAACCACCACGGCGGAGTTCGACGAGATCGTGCAGCTCAACATGACCGGCTGCTTCAACACCATGCGCGCCGTGTTGCCCTCGATGATCGAACGCAGGAGCGGCAAGGTGGTGAACGTGGGCGGCACCTTCGGCATGCGCGGGCGCGCCGGCCGCATGGCGTACTCGGCTTCCAAGTGGGGCCTGCGCGGCATCACCAAGAGCTTTGCGCTGGAGGCCGGGCCATACGGCATCAACGTGAACTGCGTGGCGCCCGGCATGGTCGACGGGCCGCGCTTTCGCGAGAAGGTGTGCGCCAACATGGCCGAGAAGCTGGGCATCACGCTGGAAGAAGCGATGACGCGGCACGCGGCCGACTACGCGCTGCGCCGCGTCTCCACCGATGCGGACGTGGCCAACGCCTGCCTCTTCATGGCGAGCGACGTGTCGCGCCAGATCACCGGTGTCGACCTGCCCGTCGATGGCGGCTGGGCGATGCTCTGA
- the allB gene encoding allantoinase AllB gives MKEVNLVIRGARVVSADQIIEASVAIAGEHIVAVGHDDTMPPAREEMRADGLYLLPGAIDSHVHFRDPGYPNKETWKTGSAAAAMGGVTTVFEMPNTNPSTGTVEALRIKQKAAESSYCDFGIHGLLGDDTVDRLEELLDAGVTSFKAFVGNTFGNLPAPTDGALLEGFETLAPLGIRTVVHAENSSILQRRQKKMQAAGRIDAMAHLAARPAVAEIEAIGRVLTLAEWTGARVHIAHHSAADSLFLLREAKRRGVDVTAETCPQYLLLNTGHMLKLGGVMRLNPPIREARHNQPLWDALMDGTLDMIATDHAPHTPEEKTRESIWDCDCGFPGVETQMPLMLTEVNRARATLMDYVRWSAVNPAKAWGLYGTKGVIAPGAHADIAIVDMQRSGTLSQNKLQSISKISPWNGRAVQGYPLHTLLRGRFVMREGKLVTDAVGWGRSVKGVQKMPAPKPRNTEHYSSAILQTPPGVPATAVPAGTVDWDAA, from the coding sequence ATGAAAGAAGTCAACCTCGTCATTCGCGGCGCGCGCGTCGTTTCCGCGGACCAGATCATCGAAGCCAGCGTGGCCATTGCCGGCGAGCACATCGTGGCCGTCGGCCATGACGACACCATGCCCCCCGCACGAGAGGAGATGCGCGCCGACGGGCTGTACCTGCTGCCGGGCGCCATCGACAGCCACGTGCACTTTCGCGACCCGGGCTACCCGAACAAGGAAACCTGGAAGACCGGCTCGGCCGCTGCCGCCATGGGCGGCGTGACCACCGTGTTCGAGATGCCCAACACCAACCCGTCGACCGGCACCGTCGAGGCGCTGCGCATCAAGCAGAAGGCGGCCGAGTCGTCGTACTGCGACTTCGGCATCCACGGCCTGCTGGGCGACGACACGGTCGATCGACTCGAGGAACTGCTCGATGCGGGCGTCACCAGCTTCAAGGCCTTCGTCGGCAACACCTTCGGCAACCTGCCCGCGCCCACCGACGGTGCGCTGCTCGAAGGGTTCGAGACGCTCGCGCCGCTGGGCATCCGCACGGTGGTGCATGCGGAGAACTCGTCGATCCTGCAGCGCCGCCAGAAGAAGATGCAGGCGGCCGGCCGCATCGATGCCATGGCCCACCTGGCCGCGCGGCCGGCCGTGGCCGAGATCGAGGCCATCGGCCGCGTGCTCACGCTGGCCGAATGGACCGGCGCGCGCGTGCACATCGCGCACCACAGCGCGGCCGATTCGCTGTTCCTGCTGCGCGAGGCCAAGCGCCGCGGCGTCGACGTGACGGCCGAGACCTGCCCGCAGTACCTGCTGCTGAACACCGGCCACATGCTCAAGCTGGGCGGCGTGATGCGGCTCAACCCGCCCATCCGCGAGGCGCGCCACAACCAGCCGCTGTGGGACGCGCTGATGGACGGCACGCTCGACATGATCGCCACCGACCACGCGCCGCACACGCCGGAGGAGAAAACCCGCGAGAGCATCTGGGACTGCGACTGCGGCTTTCCGGGCGTCGAAACCCAGATGCCGCTGATGCTGACCGAGGTGAATCGCGCGCGCGCCACCCTGATGGACTACGTGCGCTGGAGCGCGGTGAACCCGGCCAAGGCCTGGGGCCTGTACGGCACCAAGGGCGTGATCGCACCCGGCGCGCACGCCGACATCGCGATCGTCGACATGCAGCGCTCGGGCACGCTGTCGCAGAACAAGCTGCAGAGCATCAGCAAGATCTCGCCGTGGAACGGCCGCGCGGTGCAGGGCTACCCGCTGCACACGCTGCTGCGCGGGCGCTTCGTGATGCGCGAGGGCAAGCTGGTGACCGATGCGGTCGGTTGGGGGCGGTCGGTGAAGGGCGTGCAGAAAATGCCCGCTCCCAAGCCGCGCAACACCGAGCACTACAGCAGCGCGATCCTGCAGACGCCGCCCGGCGTGCCCGCGACGGCCGTGCCGGCAGGCACGGTGGACTGGGACGCGGCATGA